The Vigna radiata var. radiata cultivar VC1973A unplaced genomic scaffold, Vradiata_ver6 scaffold_271, whole genome shotgun sequence sequence NNNNNNNNNNNNNNNNNNNNNNNNNNNNNNNNNNNNNNNNNNNNNNNNNNNNNNNNNNNNNNNNNNNNNNNNNNNNNNNNNNNNNNNNNNNNNNNNNNNNNNNNNNNNNNNNNNNNNNNNNNNNNNNNNNNNNNNNNNNNNNNNNNNNNNNNNNNNNNNNNNNNNNNNNNNNNNNNNNNNNNNNNNNNNNNNNNNNNNNNNNNNNNNNNNNNNNNNNNNNNNNNNNNNNNNNNNNNNNNNNNNNNNNNNNNNNNNNNNNNNNNNNNNNNNNNNNNNNNNNNNNNNNNNNNNNNNNNNNNNNNNNNNNNNNNNNNNNNNNNNNNNNNNNNNNNNNNNNNNNNNNNNNNNNNNNNNNNNNNNNNNNNNNNNNNNNNNNNNNNNNNNNNNNNNNNNNNNNNNNNNNNNNNNNNNNNNNNNNNNNNNNNNNNNNNNNNNNNNNNNNNNNNNNNNNNNNNNNNNNNNNNNNNNNNNNNNNNNNNNNNNNNNNNNNNNNNNNNNNNNNNNNNNNNNNNNNNNNNNNNNNNNNNNNNNNNNNNNNNNNNNNNNNNNNNNNNNNNNNNNNNNNNNNNNNNNNNNNNNNNNNNNNNNNNNNNNNNNNNNNNNNNNNNNNNNNNNNNNNNNNNNNNNNNNNNNNNNNNNNNNNNNNNNNNNNNNNNNNNNNNNNNNNNNNNNNNNNNNNNNNNNNNNNNNNNNNNNNNNNNNNNNNNNNNNNNNNNNNNNNNNNNNNNNNNNNNNNNNNNNNNNNNNNNNNNNNNNNNNNNNNNNNNNNNNNNNNNNNNNNNNNNNNNNNNNNNNNNNNNNNNNNNNNNNNNNNNNNNNNNNNNNNNNNNNNNNNNNNNNNNNNNNNNNNNNNNNNNNNNNNNNNNNNNNNNNNNNNNNNNNNNNNNNNNNNNNNNNNNNNNNNNNNNNNNNNNNNNNNNNNNNNNNNNNNNNNNNNNNNNNNNNNNNNNNNNNNNNNNNNNNNNNNNNNNNNNNNNNNNNNNNNNNNNNNNNNNNNNNNNNNNNNNNNNNNNNNNNNNNNNNNNNNNNNNNNNNNNNNNNNNNNNNNNNNNNNNNNNNNNNNNNNNNNNNNNNNNNNNNNNNNNNNNNNNNNNNNNNNNNNNNNNNNNNNNNNNNNNNNNNNNNNNNNNNNNNNNNNNNNNNNNNNNNNNNNNNNNNNNNNNNNNNNNNNNNNNNNNNNNNNNNNNNNNNNNNNNNNNNNNNNNNNNNNNNNNNNNNNNNNNNNNNNNNNNNNNNNNNNNNNNNNNNNNNNNNNNNNNNNNNNNNNNNNNNNNNNNNNNNNNNNNNNNNNNNNNNNNNNNNNNNNNNNNNNNNNNNNNNNNNNNNNNNNNNNNNNNNNNNNNNNNNNNNNNNNNNNNNNNNNNNNNNNNNNNNNNNNNNNNNNNNNNNNNNNNNNNNNNNNNNNNNNNNNNNNNNNNNNNNNNNNNNNNNNNNNNNNNNNNNNNNNNNNNNNNNNNNNNNNNNNNNNNNNNNNNNNNNNNNNNNNNNNNNNNNNNNNNNNNNNNNNNNNNNNNNNNNNNNNNNNNNNNNNNNNNNNNNNNNNNNNNNNNNNNNNNNNNNNNNNNNNNNNNNNNNNNNNNNNNNNNNNNNNNNNNNNNNNNNNNNNNNNNNNNNNNNNNNNNNNNNNNNNNNNNNNNNNNNNNNNNNNNNNNNNNNNNNNNNNNNNNNNNNNNNNNNNNNNNNNNNNNNNNNNNNNNNNNNNNNNNNNNNNNNNNNNNNNNNNNNNNNNNNNNNNNNNNNNNNNNNNNNNNNNNNNNNNNNNNNNNNNNNNNNNNNNNNNNNNNNNNNNNNNNNNNNNNNNNNNNNNNNNNNNNNNNNNNNNNNNNNNNNNNNNNNNNNNNNNNNNNNNNNNNNNNNNNNNNNNNNNNNNNNNNNNNNNNNNNNNNNNNNNNNNNNNNNNNNNNNNNNNNNNNNNNNNNNNNNNNNNNNNNNNNNNNNNNNNNNNNNNNNNNNNNNNNNNNNNNNNNNNNNNNNNNNNNNNNNNNNNNNNNNNNNNNNNNNNNNNNNNNNNNNNNNNNNNNNNNNNNNNNNNNNNNNNNNNNNNNNNNNNNNNNNNNNNNNNNNNNNNNNNNNNNNNNNNNNNNNNNNNNNNNNNNNNNNNNNNNNNNNNNNNNNNNNNNNNNNNNNNNNNNNNNNNNNNNNNNNNNNNNNNNNNNNNNNNNNNNNNNNNNNNNNNNNNNNNNNNNNNNNNNNNNNNNNNNNNNNNNNNNNNNNNNNNNNNNNNNNNNNNNNNNNNNNNNNNNNNNNNNNNNNNNNNNNNNNNNNNNNNNNNNNNNNNNNNNNNNNNNNNNNNNNNNNNNNNNNNNNNNNNNNNNNNNNNNNNNNNNNNNNNNNNNNNNNNNNNNNNNNNNNNNNNNNNNNNNNNNNNNNNNNNNNNNNNNNNNNNNNNNNNNNNNNNNNNNNNNNNNNNNNNNNNNNNNNNNNNNNNNNNNNNNNNNNNNNNNNNNNNNNNNNNNNNNNNNNNNNNNNNNNNNNNNNNNNNNNNNNNNNNNNNNNNNNNNNNNNNNNNNNNNNNNNNNNNNNNNNNNNNNNNNNNNNNNNNNNNNNNNNNNNNNNNNNNNNNNNNNNNNNNNNNNNNNNNNNNNNNNNNNNNNNNNNNNNNNNNNNNNNNNNNNNNNNNNNNNNNNNNNNNNNNNNNNNNNNNNNNNNNNNNNNNNNNNNNNNNNNNNNNNNNNNNNNNNNNNNNNNNNNNNNNNNNNNNNNNNNNNNNNNNNNNNNNNNNNNNNNNNNNNNNNNNNNNNNNNNNNNNNNNNNNNNNNNNNNNNNNNNNNNNNNNNNNNNNNNNNNNNNNNNNNNNNNNNNNNNNNNNNNNNNNNNNNNNNNNNNNNNNNNNNNNNNNNNNNNNNNNNNNNNNNNNNNNNNNNNNNNNNNNNNNNNNNNNNNNNNNNNNNNNNNNNNNNNNNNNNNNNNNNNNNNNNNNNNNNNNNNNNNNNNNNNNNNNNNNNNNNNNNNNNNNNNNNNNNNNNNNNNNNNNNNNNNNNNNNNNNNNNNNNNNNNNNNNNNNNNNNNNNNNNNNNNNNNNNNNNNNNNNNNNNNNNNNNNNNNNNNNNNNNNNNNNNNNNNNNNNNNNNNNNNNNNNNNNNNNNNNNNNNNNNNNNNNACTTGCAATATCACTAAGCATTTTATATCTACTCATCTTCTACATAcaccatttcattttcttaggaAAACctatcatttataatataatattgtacCTGTTGTTGTGGTCGTTGCCGGAAAAATCTTGTTGCCGCCGGAAGAATATTGTGGTCGCCGGAAGAATATTGTTGTCGCTGGAAAAAGGTTGTTGTTGGTGGTGGTTGCGTAGGTTAGATGGAGTAGTGAAAAGGTTGAAGAATGAAAACTTTTTATGGGAAGTCAAAGTGAAAGTGAAAATGGGAAACTTGGTAGGTTAAAAGACATTTTCATGTCTGTTAAAAAAGcaaaagacttaaaaataatatatttttaagtctGTTAGAATAATAATAGAtgtaaaattaatagtttaagtctgttaaaaaagtaacagatgtaaaattactaatttaagtctgttagaaaagtaacagatgtaaaaatatgacttttatttacaaaattgccgCCGCACATTTTTTAAGTCTGTTCTTTTCTAAACAGACTTAAAAAGCATGTTTTGTAGTAGTGATGCTTTGCTTTTGGAGTTGCAACGGTCCAGTTAGGTTTCGTCCAGCATAGAGAAGAAGCTACGATCACGTCTTGATTAggagatttcttttcttttagaggGGGAACGCATGTTTTAATTGGAAAAAAGAGTAGGTGTTGATTTGATTTTGGTGAGCACACGCAGCTGCACATGTCTAGCGGAGtagaatttgattttcattttagaaGCACTGTTATGCTAGGAATGAAGAGCTCAcgttaatttcattttgttgatTACTCATTGTCCTTTTTCATTTGGTTCATGCACTTTATTGAAGTTTATTCAAGATGCTAATGTTCACGCTTTCTTTTTAGAGCTTTTCCGTGATGAATTGCAATTTAAATGTTTAGCTTAATTGTTGCATTATTGTTCACACCATTTGCCATTTGTTCATGTGTTGCATTTCTATAAAGTTATATGCATTTACTATTCATCTTGTTTTCAAATGTTGTTTCAATCTCGGTTTGCTTTTACTATGTTTCTACTGTTGCGTTTAATGTTTAAGTTCATTTGCTGCATTTTAACTAGTTCACACATCTTGTTTTAGGACCGTTcaatttactaattttgttCCCTATGTTGTTTATTCTGTTCGGCTTCTTTATCTTCctgcatttccaatttcctcACTCGCTTTAGAAACCgttcggtctcaatgtagaaccatTCGGTCATCTATAGGATCGTTCAGTCTTCATgctttattcatttatttcaacgttttcaattatgtttggttgtatttaatttccagttttaatttagtttaattctccttgcaaaaacactttcaaccccgccactacgtgtttgacctaagcctcgaaccacatttggtccttgagagacgacctaagagtcacttcctagtctatactgcattttaatagcacatcaaatttgtatgggatGCAACACCCAACTAACCACCATCTTCACTCCTCTATCATCAGAGATTTTGAAACCTTAACCAGAAACCTTTCACGAACATATCACACATTGGTCACGCCGCTGTTCCAAACGCTTTGCCACAAGCATCGCGAAACCGAATCGCGAGTTCCTCGTGCCTTTGAGCAACGTCGTCGTGAAACTTCTTCATTCTCCACCAGCCACCATCAACCTCAAAGGCAGAAGATCAAAACCTAGAGAACCAGAAATCTCCTTCAAACTAGAAGCGTCATTCGCGCCACAACGGTGAAGAGCCACCAACATCACCGACCTCTCGCGAGCAAAACCCAAATCGCATAAACGCAAAGCCGAATCACGGAATCATCTTCAACTGTTGCACTAGCGCCTCTCTGCAAGCTTCTCCTCCGCACCTTCTTCATTCACCTGCAGGAGAAAAACCTAGAAGCAAACCAACTATCACGAAGTTCACCAATATCGCCATGAAGGAGAAACCTTATTCTCGTGTGACAACACAAGAGTAAGATTTTCCCCAATTTGAAATCCTTATTTATGGGTGAAGAAAGGGATTGCCACATGTCAAGTTATCATTGGCACGACCATCTTCTGGTCCTAGCCACATCAACCAATAATTGTCATGTAATTCACTAATTGGTTTTATGGACATTTTGTCATCAATGATTTAAAAGTTGTTAGCCAAAAGgatcaaattgaacataaattacgaTATAAGAGATTAtattgaacatttaaaaaaataagttccACAtcgaataaaattaataaaaataaagaccaacaatgatattaaacctaaaatttatattccttcacgatttttctttaaaaggacaagataaaatagagaaaaatatttaaattattttaataactagtcaacattttacaaataatacaTGACTTGTCTTCTACACGTTTGACGTGTAAATATCTTTTTAGCTACATATCTGCTCGGAATGGTTAGAATAGCAAATTCAAATGGAACCATGAAGATATCagatttaaagaaagaaaaaaagtctgGAGTAATTTAATCTGACAATAACGGCGAGAACTGTAGAGTCTGACTAGTGTTTTCTTTCCGCacatataattttgtttatttattggttaaagtagatttggaagtactAGAGTCACCACACCGTCTTCACAGTACAAACAACTAAACAAAGTCTGCCTCCTCATCCATCTCTTGCATTTTCCTCTCTTGCATGTTATTACCACCTTCCCTCAATGCTTCTCATCTATATGACCCCAACCAACCAACCACATTAACTGATAAACCCCTCTATGACACTTATCCCAACCCAAATTATGTTGTTCGTAATCTCGTATTTCTTTCTTTCCGTCATGATGATTACCACCTTGGTGGCCGCCGCCGATGACGCGGTGATGTCCAATTTCCTTCAATCGCTGAAGCCAACACCTCCAGGTTGGTCTCAGACAACCCCATTCTGCCAATGGGAGGGTATCCAATGCGATTCTTCCAACCGCGTCACCAGCATAAGCCTCGCTTCAAAGTCCCTCACCGGAACGCTCCCCTCCGATCTCAATTCCCTCTCTCAACTCCGCTCCCTCTCTCTCCAAGACAATGCACTCTCAGGCCCCCTTCCCTCTCTCGCCCAACTCTCCTTCCTCCAAACGGCCTACCTCAACCACAATAACTTTTCAGCCGTTCCCTTCGCCGCCTTCGCCGCCCTGAACTCTCTCCAAACCCTCAGCCTAGCCTCCAACCCTTCCCTCTCACCCTGGACTTTCCCCACCGATCTCACCTCCTCCACCAACCTAATCGACCTCGACCTCGGCACTGTTTCCCTCTCCGGTGCCTTACCCGACATCTTCGACAAATTTCCCTCTCTAAAGAATCTTCGCCTCTCCTACAACAACTTGACTGGTAGTTTACCGTCCTCTCTCGCCATTTCCCCAATCGCCTTGCTCTGGCTCAACAACCAGGCCACCGGCTTGTCCGGTACTCTCTCCGTTCTCTCCAACATGACGCAGTTGAGCCAAGCCTGGCTTCACAAGAACCAGTTCACCGGTTCCATTCCGGATTTGTCCCAATGCAAGGGCCTGTTTGACTTGCAGCTCCGAGATAACCGGCTAACCGGCGTGGTTCCTATTTCCTTGATGACTCTTTCGAGTTTAAAGAATGTTTCGCTGGATAACAACGAGCTTCAGGGCCCTGTGCCTGCTTTTGGGAAGGGTGTGAAGGTGACTCTCGATGGAATCAATAGCTTTTGCCTCGATACTCCCGGTGATTGTGATCCCGGGGTGATGGTTTTGCTTCAGATTGCTGAAGCGTTTGGGTATCCCATTCAGTTGGCGAATGCGTGGCAGGGGAATGACCCTTGTAACGGCTGGAACTTTATTGTGTGTTCCACTGGGAAGATTGTTACTGTCAATTTCGCGAAGCAGGGTTTTTGGGGTACCATCTCGCCTGCATTTTCGCAATTAACTGATTTGTGCAGCTTGTTTCTCAATGGAAATAACTTGATCGGTTCTATTCCTGAGAGTTTGACCTCTTTGCCTCAGCTTCAGACTCTTGATGTGTCCGATAACAACCTCTCTGGAGAGATTCCTAAGTTCCCGTCCAAGGTGAAGTTAGTGACTACCGGTAATGCTAGGCTTGGGAAGGCTCTTAGTCCTGGAGGTGGAGCAAGTGGATCTACTCCTTCAGGGTCTCCACCTAGTGGAAGTGGTCCTGAATCTGCAAAGGGTAGTGCTTCTTTGTCGCCAGGTTGGATTGGTGGTATAGTTGTTATTGTGTTGTTTTTTACTGCAGTAGTATTGTTTTTGTCTTGGAAGTGTTATGCCAAAAGGCAGCGGCGGAAGTTCAGGAGGGTTAATGGTCACGAAAATGGCAAAGGAAGCTTTAAAATTGAGTCTATCAATGTTTATAATGGTTATGGCGGTGTTCCCAGTGAGTTGCAAAGCCAGAGCAGTGGTGATCGCTGTGACGTTCTTGCTGCTTTTGAAGGTCGAAATGGGTCAATTTCTATTCAAGTTCTTCTACAAGTTACCAATAATTTCAGTGAGGAGAATATTTTAGGTAGGGGAGGGTTTGGAGTAGTTTATAAGGGGGAGTTGCATGATGGAACAAAGATTGCTGTTAAGAGGATGGAATCTGTTGCAATGGGAAATAAAGGACTTAATGAGTTCCAAGCAGAGATTACAGTTCTTAGTAAAGTTAGGCATAGACATTTAGTTGCTCTTCTTGGGTACTGCATCAATGGAAATGAAAGGCTTTTGGTATATGAGTATATGCCTCAAGGTACATTAACACAGCACCTGTTTGAGTGGCAGGAACATGGTTATGCTCCCTTGACATGGAAACAAAGAGTAACAATAGCTTTGGATGTTGCACGAGGGGTGGAATACTTGCATAGCTTAGCTCAACAAAGCTTCATTCACAGAGACTTAAAACCCTCAAACATATTACTTGGTCATGACATGAGAGCAAAGGTTGCAGATTTTGGGTTGGTTAAAAATGCACCAGATGGAAAGTATTCTGTTGAGACTCGGTTGGCTGGAACATTTGGATATCTTGCACCTGAATATGCTGGTAAAGAAAGCctctgatttttgttttgtacaaTTATGCCTTAATTTTGtagttcatatttatttattctgcTTTTGGTTGTTTTAGCTGTCGATTACTACTTCAATATCATGAAAATATCGTGCTGCGCTTTTCAGAAAATTGAAGTACCTTAAACCCTTATGAGTAACCACACACAAAAGTAAGTTGGAAAGAAAAGTAATTGACGCTCATTGCCATCAGAGTAGGCAATTCTTTTTGGCTACTTTGCAATTTTATATTCGGCTGGGTGTAGAGTTTTCTGGATGGTACTGTGGTCTATATATACCTCAGGATTTTTTGAGCCATTTATAGAAAGCTAGCAGAGTCTGAATCCGAATGCCGATTATCCTTTATGATGTGACGAATGCTCTGATTGCATAAAATGTTGGATTATTGTATATTGCCATCGCCTTGGGTGGTAGTTCTCTGTTGCTAAGAATCACTTTCGTGAACTTTATCCACCAATCCCATATCCTTGGTGCATTGGCGCATCTTTTGTTAGAATTTACTAGTTTTGATCCATCTACAATTAAAACCTATGTAGGATAAAACTTACTAAAATGTTTCTCTGCTtcacttatctaattttaaCAGTTAGATTATTGTTGCAGTCAATGTGAGTAGATGCACTTGATTAATGCTATTAGACTATTCGTTGGACTATATATAATGTTGTCTTGTTTCTTGCCAGCCACTGGAAGAGTGACAACCAAAGTGGATGTTTATGCATTTGGTGTAG is a genomic window containing:
- the LOC106754816 gene encoding receptor-like kinase TMK4 isoform X2, whose product is MTLIPTQIMLFVISYFFLSVMMITTLVAAADDAVMSNFLQSLKPTPPGWSQTTPFCQWEGIQCDSSNRVTSISLASKSLTGTLPSDLNSLSQLRSLSLQDNALSGPLPSLAQLSFLQTAYLNHNNFSAVPFAAFAALNSLQTLSLASNPSLSPWTFPTDLTSSTNLIDLDLGTVSLSGALPDIFDKFPSLKNLRLSYNNLTGSLPSSLAISPIALLWLNNQATGLSGTLSVLSNMTQLSQAWLHKNQFTGSIPDLSQCKGLFDLQLRDNRLTGVVPISLMTLSSLKNVSLDNNELQGPVPAFGKGVKVTLDGINSFCLDTPGDCDPGVMVLLQIAEAFGYPIQLANAWQGNDPCNGWNFIVCSTGKIVTVNFAKQGFWGTISPAFSQLTDLCSLFLNGNNLIGSIPESLTSLPQLQTLDVSDNNLSGEIPKFPSKVKLVTTGNARLGKALSPGGGASGSTPSGSPPSGSGPESAKGSASLSPGWIGGIVVIVLFFTAVVLFLSWKCYAKRQRRKFRRVNGHENGKGSFKIESINVYNGYGGVPSELQSQSSGDRCDVLAAFEGRNGSISIQVLLQVTNNFSEENILGRGGFGVVYKGELHDGTKIAVKRMESVAMGNKGLNEFQAEITVLSKVRHRHLVALLGYCINGNERLLVYEYMPQGTLTQHLFEWQEHGYAPLTWKQRVTIALDVARGVEYLHSLAQQSFIHRDLKPSNILLGHDMRAKVADFGLVKNAPDGKYSVETRLAGTFGYLAPEYAAVDYYFNIMKISCCAFQKIEVP
- the LOC106754816 gene encoding receptor-like kinase TMK4 isoform X1 gives rise to the protein MTLIPTQIMLFVISYFFLSVMMITTLVAAADDAVMSNFLQSLKPTPPGWSQTTPFCQWEGIQCDSSNRVTSISLASKSLTGTLPSDLNSLSQLRSLSLQDNALSGPLPSLAQLSFLQTAYLNHNNFSAVPFAAFAALNSLQTLSLASNPSLSPWTFPTDLTSSTNLIDLDLGTVSLSGALPDIFDKFPSLKNLRLSYNNLTGSLPSSLAISPIALLWLNNQATGLSGTLSVLSNMTQLSQAWLHKNQFTGSIPDLSQCKGLFDLQLRDNRLTGVVPISLMTLSSLKNVSLDNNELQGPVPAFGKGVKVTLDGINSFCLDTPGDCDPGVMVLLQIAEAFGYPIQLANAWQGNDPCNGWNFIVCSTGKIVTVNFAKQGFWGTISPAFSQLTDLCSLFLNGNNLIGSIPESLTSLPQLQTLDVSDNNLSGEIPKFPSKVKLVTTGNARLGKALSPGGGASGSTPSGSPPSGSGPESAKGSASLSPGWIGGIVVIVLFFTAVVLFLSWKCYAKRQRRKFRRVNGHENGKGSFKIESINVYNGYGGVPSELQSQSSGDRCDVLAAFEGRNGSISIQVLLQVTNNFSEENILGRGGFGVVYKGELHDGTKIAVKRMESVAMGNKGLNEFQAEITVLSKVRHRHLVALLGYCINGNERLLVYEYMPQGTLTQHLFEWQEHGYAPLTWKQRVTIALDVARGVEYLHSLAQQSFIHRDLKPSNILLGHDMRAKVADFGLVKNAPDGKYSVETRLAGTFGYLAPEYAATGRVTTKVDVYAFGVVLMELVTGRKALDDTVPDERSHLVTWFRRVLINKENIPKAIDQILNPDEETTESIYKVAELAGHCTAREPYQRPDMGHAVNVLVPLVEQWKPISHEEEDSASGHFQMSLPQALRRWQADEGTSSIFNDVSISQTQLSIPSKPVGFADSFDSLDCR